In Myxococcus stipitatus, the following are encoded in one genomic region:
- a CDS encoding suppressor of fused domain protein, whose translation MKAPETNEDFIQWYEDCWADRDEVEYPKMFGAIDEGVFTLDQTDAIQAWMESDIAQVEGDPDPNWGPMGVRVAPPSADYPYWTYVTSGLSNPFTIAPGEEFPDDAPSGIGYEMVIHTPEEAKWPVFRLLDMMAYNLVCMRAFAMNHRYPVEGTLDGGDSKLSGFVFVRDPSRPDHFSLPSGKVQLLTLVGVTKNEMAFARSNGMDKLMEKLVAAGSGYITRPDREEVKL comes from the coding sequence ATGAAAGCCCCGGAGACGAACGAAGACTTCATCCAGTGGTACGAGGACTGCTGGGCGGACCGCGATGAAGTCGAGTACCCCAAGATGTTCGGCGCCATCGACGAAGGCGTCTTCACGCTCGACCAGACCGACGCCATCCAGGCGTGGATGGAGAGTGACATCGCGCAAGTAGAAGGCGACCCGGACCCCAACTGGGGTCCCATGGGCGTGCGCGTGGCCCCGCCGAGCGCGGACTATCCCTACTGGACCTACGTCACCAGTGGATTGTCCAACCCCTTCACCATCGCCCCCGGAGAGGAGTTCCCCGACGACGCCCCCAGCGGCATCGGCTACGAGATGGTCATCCACACGCCGGAAGAGGCCAAGTGGCCCGTGTTCCGGCTGCTGGACATGATGGCCTACAACCTCGTGTGCATGCGCGCCTTCGCGATGAACCACCGCTACCCGGTGGAAGGCACGCTCGACGGCGGAGACTCCAAGCTCAGCGGCTTCGTCTTCGTGCGAGACCCGTCCCGCCCCGACCACTTCAGCCTGCCCAGCGGCAAGGTGCAGCTGCTCACCCTGGTCGGTGTCACGAAGAACGAGATGGCCTTCGCGCGCTCCAACGGCATGGACAAGCTGATGGAGAAGCTGGTCGCCGCGGGCTCCGGTTACATCACCCGGCCGGACCGCGAGGAAGTGAAGCTGTAG
- a CDS encoding ATP-binding protein, protein MSATDTRQAVPATSADALLEALDEAERHDSEGCMVLRAVRDASGAISDFEWLWANPAATRALGQGADTLRGRRLKDLSPDAGLGGRLEVLRQVVETGRPAADNFPEGDAWLLGTAVPLRDGVLLRVRDVTSALRVEEGLRDTLDWVRDVLESTPEAFFTVDAEWRITYVNRQAAEITGRTQEQVFRRVLWQACPELVGTLFERELRRVAAEGSSTIFEVRTSPERWHEVHAWCSGQNVSVFSRDITGKKRAEAERDALLTREHSGRLEAEALVRERTEELVAARERLVQSEKLAMAGQLAEGVGHEINNPLSYVSGNLQFALEQLEQLLHVKEGQPCPLTEALDALREAREGAERIRVIVRDLQMFARADEPHLSPVDVHAALEFGLAMAMPHLRYRAEVVRCYAQVPTVMAHEARLGQVFLHLLVNAAQAIPEGDFNRHRVTLSTRMEGEWVVVEVADTGHGMTPEVADRAFEPFFTTRGVGEGSGLGLSTSLGMVRSMRGELSVTSTPAAGTTFRVRLPVTKALPDAVSKGASVDVPARKRVLVVDDEPQLASLLRRLLGRHHEVVVTHSGREALALLEQDADFDRVFCDLMMADVTGMDLHAELSARGPELLSRFVFMTGGAFTERARAFLQSVPLPRIEKPFDPGMLRALVEGAPPRARAVEPLARVARRG, encoded by the coding sequence ATGTCGGCGACGGACACGAGACAGGCAGTCCCAGCCACGAGCGCGGACGCACTGCTGGAAGCGCTGGACGAAGCGGAGCGCCATGACTCGGAAGGGTGCATGGTGCTGCGTGCCGTGAGAGATGCGTCCGGCGCCATCTCCGACTTCGAGTGGTTGTGGGCCAACCCCGCGGCCACCCGGGCCCTGGGCCAGGGCGCTGACACACTGCGTGGTCGCCGGCTCAAGGACCTCTCGCCCGACGCGGGCCTGGGGGGGCGGCTGGAGGTGCTGCGGCAGGTGGTGGAGACGGGCCGCCCCGCGGCGGACAACTTCCCGGAGGGCGACGCGTGGTTGCTCGGCACCGCGGTGCCCTTGCGGGACGGGGTGCTGTTGCGGGTGCGCGACGTCACCAGCGCCCTGCGGGTGGAAGAGGGGTTACGCGACACCCTGGACTGGGTGCGCGACGTGCTGGAGAGCACCCCCGAGGCGTTCTTCACGGTGGATGCCGAGTGGCGAATCACCTACGTCAACCGGCAGGCGGCGGAAATCACCGGCCGCACGCAGGAGCAGGTCTTCCGCCGCGTGTTGTGGCAGGCGTGTCCGGAGCTGGTCGGCACGCTGTTCGAGCGGGAATTGCGCCGCGTCGCCGCCGAGGGCTCCTCCACCATCTTCGAGGTGCGCACCTCCCCCGAGCGCTGGCATGAGGTGCATGCGTGGTGCTCCGGGCAGAACGTCTCCGTCTTCTCGCGGGACATCACCGGCAAGAAGCGCGCGGAGGCGGAGCGGGACGCGCTCCTCACGCGTGAGCACTCCGGGCGACTGGAGGCCGAGGCCCTGGTGCGCGAGCGCACCGAGGAGCTGGTGGCCGCGCGCGAGCGCCTGGTGCAGTCGGAGAAGCTGGCCATGGCGGGGCAGCTCGCCGAGGGCGTGGGCCACGAAATCAACAACCCGCTCTCGTATGTGAGCGGCAACCTCCAGTTCGCGCTGGAGCAGCTCGAGCAGTTGCTCCACGTGAAGGAGGGGCAGCCGTGTCCGTTGACCGAGGCGCTGGATGCGCTGCGGGAGGCCCGCGAGGGCGCCGAGCGCATCCGCGTCATCGTCAGGGACTTGCAGATGTTCGCCCGCGCGGACGAGCCGCACCTGTCACCGGTGGATGTCCACGCGGCGCTGGAGTTCGGGTTGGCCATGGCGATGCCGCACCTGCGCTACCGGGCGGAGGTGGTGCGGTGTTACGCGCAGGTGCCCACGGTGATGGCGCACGAGGCGCGGCTGGGGCAGGTGTTCCTGCACCTGCTCGTCAACGCGGCGCAGGCGATTCCGGAGGGCGACTTCAACCGGCACCGCGTCACGCTCTCCACGCGCATGGAGGGAGAGTGGGTGGTGGTGGAGGTGGCCGACACGGGCCACGGCATGACGCCCGAGGTGGCTGATCGCGCGTTCGAGCCGTTCTTCACCACCCGGGGCGTGGGCGAGGGCAGCGGGCTGGGGCTGTCCACCAGCCTGGGCATGGTGCGCAGCATGCGCGGGGAGCTGTCGGTGACGAGCACGCCAGCCGCGGGGACCACGTTCCGCGTGCGGCTGCCCGTGACGAAGGCGCTGCCGGACGCGGTGTCGAAGGGCGCGTCGGTGGATGTCCCCGCGCGCAAGCGGGTGCTGGTGGTGGATGACGAGCCGCAGCTCGCCTCGTTGCTGCGCCGGCTGTTGGGGCGGCACCACGAGGTGGTGGTGACGCACAGCGGCCGTGAGGCGTTGGCGTTGCTGGAGCAGGATGCCGACTTCGACCGCGTCTTCTGCGACCTGATGATGGCGGACGTGACGGGGATGGACCTGCACGCGGAGCTGTCGGCGCGGGGACCGGAGCTCTTGTCGCGCTTCGTCTTCATGACGGGCGGCGCGTTCACGGAGCGGGCGCGGGCCTTCCTCCAGTCGGTGCCCCTGCCGCGCATCGAGAAGCCGTTCGACCCGGGGATGCTGCGGGCGCTGGTGGAGGGCGCACCTCCGCGCGCCAGGGCCGTGGAGCCGCTGGCGCGCGTGGCGCGAAGAGGGTGA
- a CDS encoding dipeptide epimerase, with the protein MTPTLITAVTFEPLDLPLTEPFAIATGAQHVAQNVLVRLTLADGTVGLGEAAPFPAVSGETQASTRAALETVRAGLLGKDVRAWRPLSEELGDGLALAPAGRAGVEMAVLDALARHHRVPLYVLLGGAGTTLDIDMTVTAGDVVHAAESARSILKRGITTLKVKVGALPPDEDAARMVAIHEVAPHARLFADANGGYDVAEALAFLKELERAEVPLALLEQPVPASDFAGMAEVAHRSRVRVCADESARSAKDVLRLIREGAAHGINIKTMKCGVVEALTMWSLARAAGLELMVGGMVESVLAMSASAHLAAGLGGFTYADLDTPLFIARHPFQGGLRYEGSRLSLDAEQPGHGVTLA; encoded by the coding sequence ATGACGCCCACGCTCATCACCGCCGTCACCTTCGAGCCCCTGGACCTGCCGTTGACGGAGCCGTTCGCCATCGCCACGGGGGCGCAGCACGTCGCGCAGAACGTCCTCGTTCGCCTGACGTTGGCGGACGGCACGGTGGGCCTGGGTGAAGCGGCTCCCTTCCCCGCGGTGAGTGGAGAGACCCAGGCCAGCACGCGGGCGGCACTGGAGACGGTGCGGGCGGGGCTGTTGGGCAAGGACGTCCGGGCCTGGCGCCCGCTGTCGGAGGAGTTGGGGGATGGGCTGGCGCTGGCGCCGGCGGGACGGGCGGGCGTGGAGATGGCGGTGCTGGACGCGCTGGCGCGGCATCACCGCGTGCCGCTGTACGTGCTGCTGGGGGGCGCGGGGACGACGCTGGACATCGACATGACGGTGACGGCGGGGGACGTGGTCCACGCGGCGGAGTCCGCGCGGTCCATCCTGAAGCGGGGCATCACCACGTTGAAGGTGAAGGTCGGGGCCTTGCCGCCGGACGAGGACGCGGCGCGGATGGTGGCGATTCACGAGGTGGCGCCCCATGCGCGGCTGTTCGCGGACGCGAATGGGGGTTACGACGTGGCGGAGGCGCTGGCGTTCCTGAAGGAGCTGGAGCGGGCGGAGGTGCCCCTGGCGCTCCTGGAGCAGCCGGTGCCCGCGTCGGACTTCGCCGGCATGGCGGAGGTGGCCCATCGCTCGCGCGTGCGCGTGTGCGCGGATGAGTCCGCGCGCTCGGCCAAGGACGTGCTGCGGCTCATCCGCGAGGGCGCCGCGCATGGCATCAACATCAAGACGATGAAGTGCGGCGTGGTGGAGGCGCTGACGATGTGGAGCCTGGCGCGCGCGGCGGGGCTGGAGCTGATGGTGGGCGGAATGGTGGAGAGCGTGCTCGCGATGAGCGCGTCCGCGCATCTGGCGGCGGGGCTCGGCGGCTTCACGTACGCGGACCTGGACACGCCGCTGTTCATCGCGCGGCATCCCTTCCAGGGAGGACTTCGCTACGAGGGCTCACGGCTGTCGCTCGACGCGGAGCAGCCCGGCCACGGTGTCACGCTCGCATGA
- a CDS encoding peptidoglycan-binding domain-containing protein produces MAAGRAADRASVSGYSADSRTSKSTKSTGSMAQGRAADRASVKGYSADSSFSRPGSMAAARAADRESVLGYTSGTQRKGATNNTVKGLQDRLRSAGFDPGTADGKFGPATQRAVRDFQRAHGLKADGVVGNKTFAALNGLSSFTAAKKPTTTTPATTTTGGRPYQAMSRLAEQHGLHVTSTIGGRHNVGSLHYQGRAIDVRTRGVPAARIDAFIADARARGYNVRDERTRPRGQAEWSGPHLHISQ; encoded by the coding sequence ATGGCGGCTGGACGCGCGGCGGACCGGGCGAGCGTGAGCGGTTACTCCGCGGACAGCCGCACCTCGAAGTCGACGAAGTCGACGGGCTCCATGGCCCAGGGCCGCGCGGCGGACCGGGCGAGCGTGAAGGGTTACTCCGCCGACAGCTCCTTCTCCCGGCCCGGCTCCATGGCCGCGGCCCGCGCCGCCGACCGCGAGAGCGTGCTGGGCTACACCAGCGGCACGCAGCGCAAGGGCGCGACGAACAACACCGTGAAGGGCCTGCAGGACCGGCTGCGCTCCGCGGGCTTCGACCCCGGCACTGCGGACGGGAAGTTCGGCCCCGCGACGCAGCGCGCCGTGCGCGACTTCCAGCGCGCGCATGGGCTCAAGGCCGACGGCGTCGTGGGCAACAAGACCTTCGCGGCCCTCAACGGCCTGTCGAGCTTCACGGCGGCGAAGAAGCCGACCACCACCACGCCCGCGACCACCACGACGGGCGGCCGGCCGTACCAGGCCATGTCCCGGCTCGCCGAGCAGCACGGCCTCCATGTGACGTCGACCATCGGCGGACGGCACAACGTCGGCTCGCTGCACTACCAGGGGCGCGCCATCGACGTGCGGACGCGGGGTGTCCCGGCGGCGCGCATCGACGCGTTCATCGCGGATGCCCGGGCCCGGGGCTACAACGTTCGCGACGAGCGGACACGCCCCAGGGGCCAGGCGGAGTGGAGCGGTCCGCACCTCCACATCTCGCAGTGA
- a CDS encoding S41 family peptidase: protein MFRLDDTGDTVADLHANTTKALRHGRWWLQGVLIVAVLSTQVTWAASPPSPFTKSGDEVVAFVRERFFDAKRAEAWAAKHQGYGAAATSAEDFARRTTAALAELKASHTAFYPRGSEGHAALSAIFQRYLKLSQVEFASIGADIAETPEGFFVRHVFANSPAAKAGLLRGDRIVTVEGKPFSPLTPWSSRAGKPTRITLERTQGSAPLTLTVTPRLVNPKTEWLDAQHASTRVVERKGRRVAYQQLYSCAGPEHQAKLQEALDGDLAPADALVIDFRDGWGGCNPTFLNLFNRTVPVFTGIRRDGHRNDWSATWRKPVVLLVNGNSRSGKELVAFSMKKHGLAMLVGQRTAGAVLAGSPLRLASGDLLYLAVEDVEVDGTRIEGQGVSVDVEVPESLAYAAGKDPQLEQALDVAAGAVSPR, encoded by the coding sequence ATGTTTCGACTCGACGACACGGGAGACACGGTGGCCGACCTTCACGCGAATACGACGAAGGCCCTGCGACACGGACGATGGTGGCTTCAGGGCGTGCTCATCGTCGCGGTGTTGTCCACCCAGGTGACCTGGGCTGCTTCACCACCGAGTCCTTTCACGAAGTCCGGGGATGAGGTCGTCGCCTTCGTGCGCGAGCGCTTCTTCGATGCGAAGCGCGCCGAGGCATGGGCCGCGAAACACCAGGGCTACGGCGCCGCGGCCACCAGCGCGGAGGACTTCGCCCGGCGCACCACCGCCGCGCTCGCGGAGCTGAAGGCCTCGCACACCGCCTTCTACCCGCGCGGAAGTGAAGGCCACGCCGCGCTCTCCGCCATCTTCCAGCGCTACCTCAAGCTCTCCCAGGTCGAGTTCGCCAGCATCGGCGCCGACATCGCCGAGACACCCGAGGGCTTCTTCGTCCGCCACGTCTTCGCCAACAGCCCCGCGGCCAAGGCGGGACTGCTTCGCGGCGACCGCATCGTCACCGTCGAGGGCAAGCCCTTCTCACCGCTGACTCCGTGGTCCTCTCGCGCGGGCAAGCCCACGCGAATCACCCTCGAGCGGACCCAGGGCTCGGCGCCGCTCACGCTCACCGTCACCCCACGGCTCGTGAATCCGAAGACCGAGTGGCTCGACGCGCAGCACGCCAGCACCCGCGTCGTCGAGCGGAAGGGCCGCCGCGTCGCCTACCAACAGCTCTATTCGTGTGCGGGCCCCGAACATCAAGCGAAGCTCCAGGAGGCACTCGATGGAGACCTCGCTCCCGCCGACGCCCTGGTCATCGACTTCCGCGATGGGTGGGGCGGCTGCAACCCCACCTTCCTCAACCTCTTCAACCGCACCGTCCCCGTCTTCACCGGCATCCGCCGGGACGGGCACCGCAACGACTGGTCCGCGACCTGGCGCAAGCCCGTGGTGCTGCTCGTCAACGGCAACTCCCGCAGCGGCAAGGAGCTGGTGGCCTTCTCCATGAAGAAGCACGGACTGGCCATGCTGGTGGGGCAGCGCACCGCGGGGGCCGTGCTCGCGGGCAGCCCGTTGCGCCTAGCCTCGGGCGACCTGCTCTACCTCGCCGTGGAGGATGTGGAGGTGGATGGCACCCGCATCGAGGGCCAAGGTGTCTCCGTGGACGTGGAGGTCCCCGAGTCCCTGGCCTACGCGGCGGGCAAGGACCCTCAGCTTGAACAGGCGCTCGACGTGGCCGCGGGCGCTGTCTCTCCGCGGTGA
- a CDS encoding response regulator transcription factor, giving the protein MLDASLSPLRLVLVAEDPLARGALSRVLSDQGSELLVLASGTQAELESARGEAPDVVLWDTGMRLPETEGRAETPDLGAPVLALVADEAAGELALTAGARGLLFRDASPGALLAALYAVARGLTVFDSGLADVRAAPRSSTAPPSQGPDTLTPREREVLALLAEGLSNKAIADRLAISEHTAKFHVNAVLAKLGVQRRTEAVVRAARMGLVTL; this is encoded by the coding sequence GTGTTGGATGCATCCCTCTCACCGCTTCGCCTCGTGCTGGTCGCGGAAGACCCGCTGGCGAGAGGTGCGCTCTCACGGGTGCTGAGTGACCAGGGAAGCGAGCTGCTCGTGTTGGCCTCCGGCACCCAAGCCGAGCTGGAGTCGGCGAGAGGCGAGGCGCCCGATGTGGTGCTCTGGGATACGGGAATGCGGTTACCGGAGACCGAGGGGCGCGCGGAGACACCGGACCTGGGCGCTCCCGTCCTCGCGTTGGTGGCGGACGAAGCGGCGGGAGAGCTCGCGTTGACGGCGGGGGCACGCGGACTGTTGTTCCGCGACGCAAGCCCTGGTGCCCTCCTGGCGGCCTTGTACGCGGTGGCGCGAGGGCTCACGGTGTTCGACTCCGGCCTCGCCGACGTGCGCGCCGCGCCGAGGAGCTCGACCGCCCCGCCGAGCCAGGGCCCCGACACGCTCACGCCGCGCGAGCGCGAGGTGCTGGCCCTGCTGGCGGAGGGACTGTCGAACAAGGCCATCGCGGACCGGCTCGCCATCAGCGAACACACCGCGAAGTTCCACGTGAACGCGGTGCTCGCCAAGCTGGGCGTCCAGCGCCGCACGGAGGCCGTCGTGCGCGCGGCGCGCATGGGACTCGTCACCCTGTAG
- a CDS encoding MoxR family ATPase, whose protein sequence is MANQDWVSRLLTGRASVDKGLNVHLSERDGGSLHDKMRQAYWWITNNAVICPYYDIEFGGSAALKSSAGDELHLPEDMSYSSFVLIPLLTLFTCRRALLIGGPGRGKTTSAILMALLSGMSREDIHRSIQRGHPQLSIADLLGAPLPSDMLKAEDLSAVKVSWRKWITQRVKIIDEYNRIPTKTQSALLSLMAEGYAEMMDQYVYAGRSSWFLTANDDQGGGTFQVIEALKDRLDVVVRAVPFNSNFIDTLLQRIEADKSPEELLPKDIIFTPGELERAYASILEVEVPRDVLERVAFFLGQLDFCRMASPRFEFKHKDTLKLAGQTVAAVCNEQCPLDKKVHLCTQTENGVSVRAYQTILHYAKALAFFRGHHTVELEDFRQIAPWVLHEKLVPNIRSAFFEAKGHKVLLQDRVAWIRHMFDMAMEHHERHQPIRRKVSVLREELDKGLSGIDLRTTEKRLTAVTALMNELLTKQELSGPVYEDLIHLKSMYSRYRNYATWLKDNPGGRP, encoded by the coding sequence ATGGCCAATCAGGACTGGGTGTCACGCCTGCTCACCGGGCGAGCGTCGGTGGACAAGGGACTCAATGTCCACCTCTCCGAGCGTGACGGTGGCAGCCTCCACGACAAGATGCGGCAGGCGTACTGGTGGATCACCAACAACGCCGTCATCTGCCCCTACTACGACATCGAGTTCGGGGGCTCCGCCGCGCTCAAGAGTTCCGCCGGGGATGAGCTCCACCTGCCCGAGGACATGAGCTACAGCTCCTTCGTCCTCATCCCCCTGCTCACGCTCTTCACCTGCCGCCGCGCGCTGCTCATCGGTGGCCCTGGCCGGGGCAAGACGACTTCCGCCATCCTCATGGCCCTCTTGTCCGGCATGTCCCGCGAGGACATCCACCGCTCCATCCAACGCGGCCACCCGCAGCTCTCCATCGCGGACCTGCTCGGCGCGCCGCTCCCCTCCGACATGCTCAAGGCGGAGGACCTCTCCGCCGTCAAGGTGAGCTGGCGCAAGTGGATCACCCAACGCGTCAAAATCATCGACGAGTACAACCGCATCCCCACCAAGACGCAGTCCGCCCTCCTCTCCCTCATGGCCGAGGGCTACGCGGAGATGATGGACCAGTACGTCTACGCGGGCCGCTCCTCGTGGTTCCTCACCGCGAATGACGACCAGGGCGGCGGCACCTTCCAGGTCATCGAGGCCCTCAAGGACCGGCTCGACGTCGTCGTGCGCGCGGTCCCCTTCAACTCGAACTTCATCGACACGCTCCTCCAGCGCATCGAGGCCGACAAGTCCCCCGAGGAGCTGCTCCCCAAGGACATCATCTTCACCCCCGGGGAGTTGGAGCGCGCCTATGCCTCCATCCTCGAAGTCGAAGTCCCACGCGACGTGCTGGAGCGCGTGGCCTTCTTCCTGGGCCAGCTCGACTTCTGCCGCATGGCCTCGCCCCGCTTCGAGTTCAAGCACAAGGACACGCTCAAGCTCGCGGGACAGACGGTGGCCGCCGTGTGCAACGAGCAGTGCCCGCTCGACAAGAAGGTGCACCTCTGCACGCAGACGGAGAACGGCGTCAGCGTGCGCGCCTACCAGACCATCCTCCACTACGCGAAGGCGCTCGCCTTCTTCCGCGGCCACCACACCGTGGAGCTGGAGGACTTCCGTCAAATCGCCCCGTGGGTGCTGCACGAGAAGCTGGTCCCCAACATCCGCAGCGCCTTCTTCGAGGCCAAGGGCCACAAGGTCCTCCTCCAGGACCGCGTCGCCTGGATTCGCCACATGTTCGACATGGCCATGGAGCACCACGAGCGCCACCAGCCCATCCGCCGCAAGGTGTCCGTGCTGCGCGAGGAATTGGACAAGGGCCTGTCCGGCATCGACCTGCGCACCACCGAGAAGCGCCTCACCGCCGTCACCGCGCTGATGAACGAGCTGCTCACCAAGCAGGAGCTCTCCGGCCCTGTCTACGAGGACCTCATCCACCTCAAGTCCATGTACAGCCGCTACCGCAACTACGCGACGTGGCTGAAGGACAACCCGGGAGGCCGGCCGTGA
- a CDS encoding M48 family metalloprotease — MSTSRFTPELIARCWRDALALWDVQVRLSPPEPHVPFRPAEDHANEPLAYIDLVKRQVFVHFDMLESMGAADSLMAVLAHEIGHHARFPHTLGWDAELRVMEQRLLPGMKQSLTNLFYDLQVNEVVGRTHATDLCQVYQGFQRARGHGDVSSLFFFYLAIYEELWGREPGTLVPASAMAPMEERFPGLRVEARVFAQTFYALPHPRLQFVYFCATFIRYLPSADEVAGSMPLTGDVPLPDVDDWDSALQSGGRWEDALDEARERGWLSAEHSAKAPDALDHIDRVTRSLPGTSDGKLRRALVSRHYRREVDKYLLKLPSAPSKPEPYLRTTPEAWEYGDDPSSIDWTLTVLSQGHLAAVAPLRRELEADVPPASEPGVPELEIYLDTSGSMPNPEVKLNAMTLAAQVLSASALRKQAKVRGVIYSYDSPLVSPWMYDEERARDFFLHYIGGGTWLPVDVLRRSAREKPDVLRVIISDSDFLSNVTAGDNMDTLVEAVRGSRMLVALLSLADEFQARRTLAPVMRERGFRLVVVKSLSDFGPAAAALSQALLEK, encoded by the coding sequence ATGAGCACGTCGCGCTTCACACCGGAGCTCATCGCGAGGTGCTGGCGGGACGCGCTGGCGCTGTGGGACGTGCAGGTCCGCTTGAGCCCGCCCGAACCGCATGTCCCCTTCCGCCCGGCAGAGGACCACGCGAACGAGCCGCTCGCGTACATCGACCTGGTGAAGCGGCAGGTGTTCGTCCACTTCGACATGCTCGAGTCCATGGGCGCCGCGGACAGCCTCATGGCGGTGCTGGCCCACGAAATCGGCCACCATGCCCGCTTCCCGCACACGCTGGGCTGGGACGCGGAGCTGCGTGTCATGGAGCAGCGACTGCTGCCCGGCATGAAGCAATCGCTGACGAATCTCTTCTATGACCTCCAGGTCAATGAAGTGGTGGGACGCACCCACGCGACGGACCTGTGTCAGGTGTACCAGGGCTTCCAGCGCGCCCGCGGCCATGGCGATGTGTCTTCGCTGTTCTTCTTCTACCTGGCCATCTACGAGGAGCTGTGGGGCCGTGAGCCCGGGACGCTGGTGCCCGCCTCGGCGATGGCGCCGATGGAGGAGCGCTTCCCGGGCCTGCGCGTGGAGGCGCGCGTGTTCGCGCAGACCTTCTACGCCCTGCCCCATCCTCGCCTCCAGTTCGTCTACTTCTGCGCCACCTTCATCCGCTACCTCCCAAGCGCCGACGAGGTGGCAGGGTCCATGCCCCTCACGGGCGACGTGCCCTTGCCGGACGTGGATGACTGGGACTCCGCGCTCCAGAGTGGAGGTCGCTGGGAGGACGCGCTGGACGAGGCCCGCGAGCGCGGCTGGCTGAGCGCGGAGCACTCGGCGAAGGCCCCCGACGCGCTGGACCACATCGACCGCGTCACCCGGAGCCTGCCCGGCACGTCCGATGGAAAGCTGCGCCGCGCGCTGGTGTCGCGGCACTACCGGCGCGAGGTCGACAAGTACCTGTTGAAGCTCCCCTCCGCGCCGTCGAAGCCCGAGCCGTACCTGCGCACCACGCCCGAGGCCTGGGAGTATGGCGATGACCCGTCCTCCATCGACTGGACGCTGACGGTGCTCTCCCAGGGACACCTGGCCGCGGTGGCTCCGCTGCGGCGCGAGCTGGAAGCGGACGTGCCCCCGGCCTCCGAGCCCGGCGTGCCCGAGCTGGAAATCTACCTGGACACCAGCGGCTCCATGCCGAACCCCGAGGTGAAGCTCAACGCGATGACGCTGGCCGCGCAGGTGCTGTCCGCGTCCGCGCTGCGCAAGCAGGCGAAGGTGCGCGGCGTCATCTACTCGTACGACTCGCCGCTCGTCTCCCCCTGGATGTACGACGAGGAGCGGGCCCGCGACTTCTTCCTGCACTACATCGGCGGAGGGACGTGGCTCCCCGTCGACGTGCTTCGTCGGTCCGCCCGGGAGAAGCCCGACGTGCTGCGCGTCATCATCTCCGACAGCGACTTCCTGTCGAACGTGACCGCGGGCGACAACATGGACACGCTGGTGGAGGCGGTGAGGGGCTCTCGCATGCTCGTCGCGCTGCTCTCGCTCGCGGATGAGTTTCAAGCGCGGCGGACGCTGGCACCGGTGATGCGGGAGCGCGGCTTCCGCCTGGTCGTGGTGAAATCGTTGTCGGACTTCGGCCCCGCCGCCGCGGCCTTGTCCCAGGCATTGCTGGAGAAGTGA